TCGGATATCGCCATATCCAGCTGAAACCACCTACGGACTACGATGGCCTGCAGCTGGTCGCCAATGCGACTCAGGCACTTGCCGGCGCAGAGGCAAACGTGGAAGCCGCTAACCAGGCATTTATCGGCCTCGTGCCGGGAACTCCGGCTTTTCAACAGGCAGTCGATGACGTTAACGCAGCCAGAGCAGCTCGGGACAATGCTGAAAACACTCTGGGGACCGCCAACGCGGCTCTGATAAAAGACACTCTCGGAAATGCTTTGCAAATGGGTCTGCATCTGGAACCCAACCAGAATTTAACGGTAGATTTTGATCTTGCCGCCGAATTCTATGATTCAGGCTTCTCAAGCCGTCCCGTTTTTCAATTACGCGCTGTTCAGCGAGTCATGGACGGTTTTGATGCCGGGTTTTCCACGTTCCTGGCAAACGTGGCAGAGAACTCTGAATCAATTCGTCAGGACATCTTTCGCTATGGTGCGGGCCCGGAATTCCGCTGGCAGGCAACTTCCAGATGGACGCTGCAAGGGCGTTCCCGAGTCATTGGTTATTCTGACGACAATCTACTGTATGAATTTGACCTCAACAATGAAGTCGTCCTCTACAGCGCTCCCCACAGCCTGACAGCAATTTTAAGATTTCACGGTGAACAGTTTTCCGAAGAGACAGTCCGAAACCCGGTACTCACCAATCTGGCAGGTACGATCCATCCTTATTTTGCCCCAAGTGATTTTGCATATTTCACAGGAGGTCTGCGCTGGAGACACCTGTTGTCGCGTCTGGCTTTGGGTGAAAACGAACTCAGTTATTCAGTACGGTGTCTGGCGCAGTGGGATAACCTGGGCGTACTGTACGGTATTGTCGGAGGCTCATTTGACTGGGATGCCACCAACAACCTCACACTGTCCCTAAACTTCGACAGTATTAACTCCAGTGAATACGATGCCGTCAGCGCATTGGGTGCGTTCATTTGGTATTTGCCCTGAGAAAGGGCGTAATCTGAGCTGTGGAATGCAGTTCAAATCTCCCGGTGTTCTCACTGTGACTGGTAAGGAAACCGTCAGCCCCCGACGGTATACACGAAACCACAACCTGGGATTTCTGCTCTCAAATTATGAACGGAACCCGTCATAACGGGAGGTCTGCAGGTTGTTGTGAGTCAGTTTCAAAACCTGCAGTCAATGGTGACGCCTTACTCATACCAGCAGTACTCAGCCCTTCACCCCCTAGAACCCGCGAGAGTTCTTCCTGAGTCGTATGTCCTTTGGCAATTGCTGACTGTCCAACATCCCATAATGTCTGCATTCCAACAGCACGTGCGTGACTGCCGATTTCATGTGATGACGCTCGCCGATTGCATAACGTGCGAATCGGGTCATCAGCGACCAGCAGTTCCATAATTGGCATCCGACCTGTGTATCCCTTGTTTCTGCATTCATTGCACCCTGCCGACTCATACTGATTTCCGGCTTGATTCGGCAGGGCCGCATCAGCAGTTTGTTTTCTGCAGTACACACAGAGTGTGCGAACCAGTCGCTGAGCGGCTGCAGCCACGACCGTGCTTGAAACCAAATAAGGTTCTACGCCCATATCGATCAGGCGTGTAAATGCACCAGACGCATTATTGGTATGCAGTGAAGCAAGAACCAGATGACCGGTTAATGCCGCTTCAATTGCATGGCGCGCTGTTACCTGATCACGAATTTCGCCCAGCAGAATGATATCAGGATCATGTCTCAGAATGCTTCGCAGGCCTGTTGCAAAGGTGAGTCCAGTTGCCTCATTAACCTGTATCTGATGGACACCCGGCAGTGAATATTCTACAGGATCTTCGATCGTGATAATCTTGGCTTCCGGTTTGTTTGCTCTCAGTTCCGCCAGAACATGATAAAGAGTTGTGGTTTTTCCGCTTCCAGTCGGACCGGTCACCAAAAAAATTCCGTGAGCCTGCGAAACCACATCGCGCCACTGGCCAATCTGTGATTCAGAAATCTGCAACTGGTCAAGGCCCCACTTTTGGCGTCCCTGACGCAGCAGCCTCAACACAACACTTTCACCGTACATCATGGGAATTGTAGACAGCCGTACGTCGATATGTTCTGTCGGTGTGGTGAATTTGAAACGACCATCCTGCGGCAGTCGTCTCTCCGCGACGTTTAACCTTCCCATGATTTTCAATCTGCTGACAATAGCCGGCTGCAGTCGCATCACATCAGTGGGCATCGTCTGGTCCAGCAGTAACCCGTCAATTCGATAACGCACCCCAAATCCAAGTTCCGCGGGTTCAATGTGCAGATCACTGGCTCCGGAAGAAGCGGCGTCCTGCAGCATTTCATTGACAAGTGCAACAACAGACGACTCTTCGGCCAGCGCAGACGCATCCAGATCATCGCTGCTCACCGTATCGGCGAAGCGTTCATCGAACTCCGAATTGTCCATCAAATCATTTAATGCTCCGCCGGCGAGTCCAATTGCCCCCTTAAGAACATCACGGATCTGCTGCCCCGTGGCAATTGCTAAAGTAACTGCCTGACCGGAAGCGTGTTCCAGATCGGCCACCAGATCACAGTCAAACGGATCGGTAACGGCAACGGTCAACACTCCGTCAACGTCAGCAACAGGCACGACCTGCCGACGGAACAGGATATTGACGGGAATCGCTTCGATAACACCGATATCGATATCCAGTGCATCCAGGTCGTACAGAGGCAGAGCAAGGATGCGACTGATTACCTGAAGCACCTTATGTT
The DNA window shown above is from Fuerstiella sp. and carries:
- a CDS encoding GspE/PulE family protein, whose protein sequence is MYLQTLPRDDLSVIGFRDEEIRFLESLSPEEWLQKISECPGLSEHKVLQVISRILALPLYDLDALDIDIGVIEAIPVNILFRRQVVPVADVDGVLTVAVTDPFDCDLVADLEHASGQAVTLAIATGQQIRDVLKGAIGLAGGALNDLMDNSEFDERFADTVSSDDLDASALAEESSVVALVNEMLQDAASSGASDLHIEPAELGFGVRYRIDGLLLDQTMPTDVMRLQPAIVSRLKIMGRLNVAERRLPQDGRFKFTTPTEHIDVRLSTIPMMYGESVVLRLLRQGRQKWGLDQLQISESQIGQWRDVVSQAHGIFLVTGPTGSGKTTTLYHVLAELRANKPEAKIITIEDPVEYSLPGVHQIQVNEATGLTFATGLRSILRHDPDIILLGEIRDQVTARHAIEAALTGHLVLASLHTNNASGAFTRLIDMGVEPYLVSSTVVAAAAQRLVRTLCVYCRKQTADAALPNQAGNQYESAGCNECRNKGYTGRMPIMELLVADDPIRTLCNRRASSHEIGSHARAVGMQTLWDVGQSAIAKGHTTQEELSRVLGGEGLSTAGMSKASPLTAGFETDSQQPADLPL